From the Argentina anserina chromosome 3, drPotAnse1.1, whole genome shotgun sequence genome, the window ATGAAACAAGTGTTACGCTAGATTGAAACCCGGCCCCTTATTTATTACTTACTTTTTTATTAGCTCATTAATTATCAATTGAAATCGTAATTTTGAAGGAGAAGGTTGAAGTTAGGGGAGAGAGTTTAAGTAGATGAGGTATGGACCTTATTAAagatttctttaaaaaaattggggaattgcccaattttttttttaaaaaattgttTGAATTTGGCTCAAAATTTGGCCGGAAGGTAGGGCACCTAAAATTTTGGGACTTCGCCGACTAATTCTATCATATCGTCGCCTAAGTTAGAGATCATTTATaagtaaataattaagaaaatcaaCTGTCATAGTCTTAATAAGGAAAATCATAATGGAATGaatttaattacttaattaaATTGTGTCATACTTATTGCTTTGAAAATCCCTTATTTTAAATTAACCTCATCAATCAATTGAAAACATAATATGGAATAATAGTGCAACTTTATTTTAGGAATAATTGAAGGTCCATAattgaattatatttatatagatttttttaagttataaaagaaaatagataATAATTAATAGATACATATTTGCAGCGCGCGCTACCAGAAAATAACACTTAGatgacaacaacaaaaatcagTCGTCACCTAAGAAATTATAAGACGACGAAACAAAGCCGTCAGTTTAGTGAACACATTCGTCACCTAGGTGCCACTTAAATGACAAAATGCAGTTTTGTCATCTTAGTTGGGTCGTCTAAATGTAATCTCGTCGCCTAATGACTTAAAACTATGAAAATAAGATCTTAGGCGACGAAATATCATTGTAATCTAAGTCATTAATTCTGATAGTGTTGGTTTAGGAAATATCATGTTCTTATTACAAGCCATAAATTCGTATAAATTTTGATTATCCATGAGAATAATCCTTGCCTATAATATGGGTGTCCATGGAGGCATGGATCCGGCAACATTTAATAGTTAAAAAATAATAggagttaaaaaaaatcatatgtaATATTCAAAAGACTTAACTTAAACGACGAATATAAAACGACAAACTGATTTCTTCGTCTAAGTACTTTCCCAGGCGAGGAAACCAAATTTTTGTCGTGTAAGAAACATCTAAAACGACGAAAATAAATTCTGACACTATTCGTCACTTAAAGACTTACTAAGCGATGAAACTTTtttattgaaatttttttcgtcgtttagGACTTTTTTTTCTGGTAGGGATGAGTTCTTGGAAGAAAATTGTTTTTGACAGAGGATACATATAACTTGAACGTTGCTGAGAGTGATCAATAAATTCGATCACCATGCCAGTAGACAACATCACCGTGCACAGGATATTGAACACAGCTTGGTGTCCGTTGAATTGGAATTGGTTCAACTTCTGGTGTCTTTTCTTCGTCGGGCTTCTTCACTTCTTCAACACTATATATTTGAGCGCAGCCGAGCTTCTTTCTCAACGACTTGGCCAAGCAAACCGAATCAATTCCGACTCCAATCACGACGACTTCGTCTTTATCTGCTTCTACAGACGCGATGCTCACACCTGCATAGTTACCCGATTTTCCTTATACATCAGCACTTAAttgggatatatatatatatatatatatatatatatatatattctctccTTTTACATACCTAGCTAGAAGATATTGATATATCGAATTTGGCGATGTGCATACATACCTTTAAAGCCAGCAGCAATCTTGAAGGCCTCAGTTCTGCGTTTCTCAGAGCTAAATTGCACCTTCATCACGATCTTTTGCTGCATAATATAACGACGAGAGTTAGAGATTAGCTTCTTTCACAAACATTCTTGAAGGAACTTCATAAGATTAATACAACGATGATTCAAATGCTAACCTTCACTGTGGATGCCGAACAGTGTACAGAAGAATCTGAAAGACAACAACATAAATTCCACATTGGAGAACTGGAAGGATTTTGAgagaaaaaattaattatgataTATCTTCCTAGCTAGTACTCGGAACACTAATGAGGTCGATCAGTAGTTGCAAAGAAACAATGACACCCGCTTCTATATATAAGAAGTAATAAGAACAGTCTTCGtagaataatattattttcctGTTGACTTTCTGTGCCAATACTTTTGAGCaaagatttcatattttgtgtTCAGTGGCTCAGAGACCAAGACATTAAGACTACCCCGCCGGTGAAATCAAGTCAATCCCGCCGGTGAAGAGTACACTACTACTAATTACTAATTAAAGATATAATTAATAGATAGTCCAATGTCTTAAATattaaaatgtcattttagtACAAATTTGACACCCTTTGTCCATTTCAATGACAAAATCTAAAATGTCTAATTTCAACATAAGGTAACCAAACCTTACTCAATTAGTAcaaaaatttttattttgtatattatttagactattttacACTCATATAATGAAAACAATCATACAAAGAGAAAATTGATGAGAGAGAACATTAGGTCGAAACCTCGGCGGACTTCGGTTTTCAATTGCCGGACTTCGATCACTGATCGTTGGAATAAATTACTGACCCCTAGTAACCCGTAATAAATTTAGAGTCACCAGAGGTCCATAGTTGCCGGAATCACAAATCTGATTACCTactaataataaattattgacTCCCAGTAACTCacaataataaattattgacCCCCAACCCAGTAATCATGACATCATGTTACTGACCTAACCCacaataataaattattgacCCATAATAATCATGTTATAAACCCTCAGTAAAATGATTACTACCCCTCAATAATTATATACTAGTCTCGTACCCGTGTGATGCACGTGTTTTCATCGCATGAGTTTGCACAATTTATTCAAATGTTTATGTAATTCTATTTATCCCGATGTATATTTTTGACAAAACACATTGATTAAACATTTGTGGTTTTACGTAATTGTCCTGATGCCTTGTGTGTGAGTGTAAGACTACAAATTGACATATTTGGAAGTTCATATTTTGGTATTTTTTAGGCGCTGGCTTTATACAAGTAGAGATCTCTGTAATACCCGAGATTTCTAATCTCGATTATCAACACATTAGGACTAATCAATCGATGTTTATCTTAAATGTCGAAAACGTAGTTTAATATGTCGATATTAAACTGCACGTCGCCACAAGCTAAAAAATATCTTCGAAATATTTTTCTAACGCTcggttttatttttacgaATTTCTAAAAGTTTActtgttttaaaaattattttctgaaaatcaGTTTTGAGTTTTTGTTTATGGGCTTGAGAAAGCCCATCCCAGACCATTTGTTGATCCGAGCCCAAACTCGGGCCCaggtccttttctttttcccccacgttttcttcttccccatttttcttcttctccttcgtctttctcttctcctctCTCTGCAACCACACAGACCGCACCATTCTTTCTTCTCTGCCTAGCTCCGCCGCCAAGGCAAGACTCACACATGCATCTCCACCATCAGATTTGCCTCATCAATCTCTACACAACCATGCTTGTCAATCGTAGAAACATCTTTGTTTCTCAACAGATCAAAATCAAAGCAGAGAAATGCAGCCGGTGAACCTTGATCTCCGGTGAACCTTCTTGATTCCAGTTGGTAAGTCTAGCCTCTAATCTTATTTCCCAATCCATCTCTATGTTTGATTTCATCGATTTGAAGCTAAACtcaaattcttatttttctgggttttgtaaCCGTCGCCCCTCTTATTGGCGAAATTGAGAGCTTCTCCAACCCTCATTGGTCAGTCTAATATTCTGTCGCCATCTCCAATCGATTTCCACCTTTGATTATCTGAAATTGGAACCTAAATCTTTCTTCCTTTCTCTGTCCCTTTCTGCTCTACCGTCCATGACCCCGACGACCTCTTTGTTCTATTTCTCCGAATGGTAAGAAGAGCTTGAGGATAGCCCAGACGTGGAGCAGGAGCTTTGGAGCAACGTTAGAGCGACAAGTGACTAGAATTTGGGGCACACAAATGCAGCAACTCCGATTGAATTGGAGACTAAATTGAGGTAGCAGACCACACTCTTTTCCTTCAATTTCTTGTAGTTTTGGTCTCCTATCGTTGTTGTGGTATTGTATGTTTGTCTGATTGAAATCGGAGATGAAATTGCAGCCGGAATATTGATCGGAGTATACTAGGGTAAAAAGATGGGTTTTGACGGTAACAGTTTAActtttttactattttactgTAATATGAAATTACTTTACTGCCCATGGCAGAAAGTTACTATTTGACTGTTTGACTTAGACCGTTTTATCCTAAGTTAcctatttactatttactaaGTGATTTTTAAacggttttattttttttaactttaaaTGTCAAAAGGTAACTTCATTAAATGACGACGATTCACGTAACGTCTAGTTACGACTTAAGTTATTTTCGATTCTCGCCCGGTTCGAGAATCGagaattacattttattaGAATTGTGTTGGTAAAAAATAAAGTCGTCGATTCGATCTTAAGTAGCTTTAATATCATTAAAGTATGCTTTTTATCGCTCGATATTTAAAGTTAGACTATTTTTTGGTTTTCCGAGATTTAGTCGATAATTAGTCAACACGGTCAATTCCTGGTGAACCCAGGAATACTTGGTCAACATAAAGTCATCCTTTGACTTTTTTGGTCAAACTAGGAATATTGAATCGAGTCAATTTACGATACTCGGAAATTCGTGTTGACTCTTTGATTAATAGATTCAGAGTTGATGCAACGAAATCGTACACAGCTGGAGCAGCAACATCATTATTTCGGAACTGGAATAGCAGCGAGGATTCTACACTTCAATCTAGGTAGGATGAACTAACCCCCTGTATGTATTCTGTGCCCTTAAATTCATTGTCGATGCCTCGGTTGATTTAATTACATGTTAAATGAAATGCATTATTGCTTTAGAAATGCTAAAACCCGAGGATAGACGGATACTTCATGAGTGAGTAGACCTGAGAGTGAATGAGGCCCGGTATTCCGGTAACCCCTCAGTGTCGATAACCGTAAACCTCTAGGGCAATGCCCTGTTTATTATTTGGATCCAAATCTTACAATATTATTTAGGGCATTCCATTAAATGGACACTCTCACTCCTTTGTTGTTACAACAAAGGTAGTTGGCCTCGACTTAATATTTTGCTACAAGTCGTTAGGATCGGTCACCACTGACTGGATATTAttgatgatcatcatacatGTTTGCATTGATTTTCCTAAAAGATAACTTATCCCTTTTGTAATAAAAAGGTTTATAGCTCGAGCTCACATCTAAAACTATTTAATTTTCATAAAATTTAGCCTACGTCACTTTCAAACCATATAGGTGGGCTAGCCCCTACTGGGTGAGCAAGGACGAAGCTCACCCCTACTATAGTTTCTGTGCAGGTTAGGAGCCAACAAGAGTTTAATAAATGTGAAATTTAGGAGTACACATCCTTTGGGCCGTTTAAAGTCATTTTTATTCTATTAGCTCTCTCTTGTATCTTGTTCTTATTAAAATATAAGTTCCGAGGTTGTATCATAAACCATGTCACCTTTGTTGTATATTTTGGGTTGCCATAGTTATAGTTGTTTTGGGCCGGTGACTCTTTCATCACCTTctgtttcaaaatattgtaaagcttatataattatttcacGTATGTCGTAATTTGAATTTCT encodes:
- the LOC126788928 gene encoding heavy metal-associated isoprenylated plant protein 47-like, coding for MWNLCCCLSDSSVHCSASTVKQKIVMKVQFSSEKRRTEAFKIAAGFKGVSIASVEADKDEVVVIGVGIDSVCLAKSLRKKLGCAQIYSVEEVKKPDEEKTPEVEPIPIQRTPSCVQYPVHGDVVYWHGDRIY